The Macaca nemestrina isolate mMacNem1 chromosome 6, mMacNem.hap1, whole genome shotgun sequence genome window below encodes:
- the LOC112427988 gene encoding large ribosomal subunit protein eL21, with the protein MTNTKGKRRGTRYMFSRPFRKHGVVPLATYMRIYKKGDIVDIKGMGTVQKGMPHKCYHGKTGRVYNVTQHAVGIVVNKQVKGKILAKRINVRIEHIKHSKSRDSFLKRVKENDQKKKEAKEKGTWVQLKRQPVPPREAHFVRTNGKEPELLEPIPYEFMA; encoded by the coding sequence ATGACgaacacaaagggaaagaggagaggcaccCGATATATGTTCTCTAggccttttagaaaacatggagtTGTTCCTTTGGCCACGTATATGCGAATCTATAAGAAAGGTGATATCGTAGACATCAAGGGAATGGGTACCGTTCAAAAAGGAATGCCCCACAAGTGTTACCATGGCAAAACTGGGAGAGTCTACAACGTTACCCAGCATGCTGTTGGCATTGTTGTAAACAAACAAGTTAAGggcaagattcttgccaagagaattaaTGTACGTATTGAGCACATTAAGCATTCTAAGAGCAGAGATAGCTTCCTGAAACGcgtgaaggaaaatgatcagaaaaagaaagaagccaaagagaaaggtaccTGGGTTCAACTGAAGCGCCAGCCTGTTCCACCCAGAGAAGCACACTTTGTGAGAACCAATGGGAAggagcctgagctgctggaacctattccctatgaattcatggcataa